From the genome of Chanos chanos chromosome 5, fChaCha1.1, whole genome shotgun sequence, one region includes:
- the rab8a gene encoding ras-related protein Rab-8A has product MAKTYDYLFKLLLIGDSGVGKTCVLFRFSEDAFNSTFISTIGIDFKIRTIELDGKKIKLQIWDTAGQERFRTITTAYYRGAMGIMLVYDITNEKSFENIKNWIRNIEEHASADVEKMILGNKCDINDKRQVSKDRGEKLALDYGIKFMETSAKANINVENAFLTLARDIKAKMDTKLEGNSPQGSNHGVKITTEQQKKSSFFRCVLL; this is encoded by the exons ATGGCGAAGACCTACGATTATTTGTTTAAACTATTGCTAATCGGCGATTCAGGAGTTGGGAAAACCTGCGTTTTGTTCAGGTTCTCTGAGGATGCGTTCAACTCAACATTTATCTCGACAATAG gtATCGATTTCAAGATTAGAACAATAGAATTAGATGGCAAGAAGATCAAGTTACAGATATG GGACACAGCAGGGCAGGAGCGTTTCAGAACTATCACAACAGCATACTACAGAGGAGCTATG ggcATTATGTTGGTGTATGACATCACAAATGAGAAGTCCTTTGAAAACATCAAGAACTGGATTAGGAACATAGAGGAG CATGCATCAGCAGATGTAGAAAAGATGATTCTGGGTAATAAATGTGACATCAATGACAAGCGGCAGGTCTctaaagacagaggagagaaa CTGGCATTAGATTACGGCATTAAATTCATGGAAACCAGTGCAAAGGCAAACATCAATGTGGAAAAT GCGTTCTTGACACTTGCCAGAGACATCAAAGCAAAAATGGACACAAAATTG gagGGCAACAGTCCTCAGGGCAGTAACCACGGGGTGAAGATCACCAcagaacagcagaaaaagagCAGCTTTTTccgctgtgttttactgtga